The Heliorestis convoluta genome includes the window AAACGAAAAAGGCTACAATGTGCCATCGATACTCAACTTTCTAGCACAAGAAAAAGATCGAGTGTCTCTACTCGATGCGACAGAAATAGCGCTAGAAGCAGGTAATGTAAAAGCTGTGAACATGGTCATGCTTGGTGCATTGTCTACAGTAGATATACTTCCTTTTCCAGGTGAGTCCCTCTGGTCAGTGGCAGAAGAAGTGCTGCCATCTCACCTACTAGAAGTAAACCGCCTGGCTTTCCAGGCAGGACGGACTGCTTTTGAGAAGAGCGTAGAGATTATTTAGAAAAGTTGAGAGGTAACAACAGGAGTTGAGTAGAGTTCTATGGCTTCCATTATTGATTATGAAAGAATCACCCAGGAACAGTGGCCTAAACTGATTACTGCTGTCAATTATGCTTTCGAAAAAAGCCCCTTTTACCGTGAACGCTTGGGCCAAGCTGGATTTCAGCGAGGCGATCTTACATCCATCGAAGACCTAGCTCGCTTGCCTTTTACGACCAAAGAGGACTTGCGAGCAGGCTATCCTCTCGGCTTAATGGCAGCCGATGAAAAAGATGTAGTCCGTATTCATTCTTCTTCAGGAACAACAGGAAAGCCCGTTATTGTTCCTTATACCCAAAAAGATGTTCTTGATTGGGCCGTAATGATGGCACGAGCTTTGGCAATGGCGGGTGTTACTTCTCTGGATCGAGTTCAGGTAACACCTGGATACGGTCTTTGGACAGCCGGCACAGGCTTTCAAGCTGGTGTGGAGCAACTAGGCGCCATGGCCATCCCAACAGGTCCTGGCAATACGGAAAAGCAGCTCGAAATGATGACGCAGTTGAAAACGACCGTCTTAATTGGCACTTCTTCTTATGGCTTACTCCTTGCTGAGGAAGCGGCGAAGCGAGGCCTCTTAGATCAACTTCACTTGCGCTTAGGCATCTTCGGATCGGAACGGTGGGGCAATAAGATGCGCCAGCACATGGAAGAGCTCTTAGATATTCAGACTTTTGATATCTATGGCTTGACAGAAATCTACGGTCCTGGTATCGCCATTGATTGCGCCTATCACCAAGGATTGCACTACTGGCATGACTTCTTATACTTTGAAATTATTGACCCTGTGACAGGAAAAGTCTTGCCGCCAGGGCAAGAAGGCGAACTTGTCATTACCACTCTAACCAAAGAAGGGATGCCACTGATTCGCTTCCGCACACGTGATCTGACAAGATTGGTCCAGGAGGCTTGTCCTTGTGGCAGTCCTTATCCGATGATGAAACGTCTCATCGGACGGAGTGATGATATG containing:
- a CDS encoding phenylacetate--CoA ligase family protein, whose amino-acid sequence is MASIIDYERITQEQWPKLITAVNYAFEKSPFYRERLGQAGFQRGDLTSIEDLARLPFTTKEDLRAGYPLGLMAADEKDVVRIHSSSGTTGKPVIVPYTQKDVLDWAVMMARALAMAGVTSLDRVQVTPGYGLWTAGTGFQAGVEQLGAMAIPTGPGNTEKQLEMMTQLKTTVLIGTSSYGLLLAEEAAKRGLLDQLHLRLGIFGSERWGNKMRQHMEELLDIQTFDIYGLTEIYGPGIAIDCAYHQGLHYWHDFLYFEIIDPVTGKVLPPGQEGELVITTLTKEGMPLIRFRTRDLTRLVQEACPCGSPYPMMKRLIGRSDDMFKIKGVNIFPGQIDQVLSQTKGALSEYQIILERREYKDHMCLKVEIEEGYSSDEVAASCRSQIKSSIGILAEVTCLPQGSLPRSEKKTKRLFDYR